A portion of the Nitrospira sp. genome contains these proteins:
- a CDS encoding response regulator, whose product MSAYFSQRFAKDSFLTDAMEVSDGSAIIRMRFTDRALQQFGPYLRSCAKMYCLAHKGYFAGVPEKFHNLPPAIVTDRCCMAEGDEYCEWKVIWSERRPRGWSPFTWLERGAGINRRRHRGPGILHHNPVSTEQPAESAAVSPLLSNEHRITEKGKMEFQPFGAERDGTVIRDLSGVVIRADVEYLEAYVGLRKGAEAARGAVEELIHRLNGLIPDPAYHVTTPFLRNPWNSYSAEFASFMAEACIDISGDRDFLFNMARQKAISPIITTLGRPFSVPQIYRMSAYFAQRYAKDSFYTEAVRVSESSAIIQMRFNERTIRQFGPYRRACAEHWCNAHKGYFVGVPKMFHALPEAKVTDLRCAAKGEDYCEWEVAWSRSARRAWFPVGWGAGRRFGKEIEQREQIIQEQAKSLDQWFEELKSAYAQQQQLSAELQRRVDQLTTLRETGLLFTSTLDREALMTTVLQTIVEKLRYDRAMLALYDPSRHVSHDARLIGVSDEIATYARSVEVPVVDPETFEGTVLLKGEPILAGDIQQVWHRLHPLNQRLASMAKVTSLISVPLKAKDEILGSLTADRTHGPPLTEDDLNLLGTMASEVAIALDNTRAYGRIEELNRDLEAKVRERTASLEQFLARVSHDLRTPLAGMTGFVDNMLAGVTGPLNDQQKQYLTRIIANCGRLGRLVDNLLDLLVDPDRITLDLKEVSLASLVRDMVEQARPLAMTKRQQLAVQCVDEHITVWADADRLSRVLVNLIDNAIKYTPPLGSVLVKVELESMHRARVSVIDTGEGIPPEALPKLFDSSLRIERPGKSQVRSHRIGLSIVKDLVERHGGTVTVRSEVGKGSEFAFTVPIPRTKERSAPAATGKSKRLLVADDDPDIRQLLSDRLTSEGYSVRTAGDGREALDALRAEQFDGLILDIGMPEVTGLDVLHRVREDQPGLPVIMITAAEARERALVAIRTGAHAYLLKPFDASQLKQVVEQWVGPARRTIS is encoded by the coding sequence ATGTCGGCCTATTTCTCCCAGCGGTTTGCCAAGGACTCCTTCCTGACCGATGCCATGGAAGTCTCCGACGGATCAGCGATCATCCGGATGCGGTTCACGGACCGTGCCTTGCAGCAGTTTGGCCCCTACCTTCGATCCTGCGCCAAAATGTACTGTCTCGCCCACAAGGGCTATTTCGCCGGAGTTCCGGAGAAATTTCACAATCTGCCGCCTGCGATCGTCACTGACCGATGCTGCATGGCCGAAGGGGATGAGTATTGTGAGTGGAAAGTGATCTGGTCTGAAAGAAGGCCTCGCGGCTGGTCGCCCTTCACATGGCTTGAACGCGGCGCGGGAATCAACAGACGCCGGCATCGAGGTCCAGGTATTTTACATCACAATCCGGTTTCGACCGAACAACCGGCGGAATCAGCGGCGGTCTCCCCTCTCCTGTCGAATGAACACCGCATCACCGAGAAGGGCAAGATGGAGTTCCAGCCCTTCGGCGCAGAACGTGATGGAACCGTCATTCGCGATCTCAGCGGAGTGGTCATCCGGGCAGACGTGGAATATTTGGAAGCGTACGTGGGTCTGCGGAAGGGCGCTGAGGCGGCTCGAGGCGCGGTCGAGGAATTGATCCATCGCTTGAACGGGCTCATTCCGGATCCAGCCTACCATGTCACGACGCCGTTCCTTCGCAATCCCTGGAATAGCTACTCCGCCGAGTTCGCTTCCTTCATGGCTGAGGCCTGTATCGACATTTCGGGAGATCGGGATTTTCTGTTCAACATGGCTCGGCAAAAGGCCATCTCGCCGATCATCACCACCTTAGGCAGGCCGTTCTCGGTTCCCCAGATCTATAGGATGTCCGCCTATTTCGCGCAGCGATACGCCAAAGACTCCTTTTATACCGAAGCCGTCAGAGTCTCTGAGTCCTCGGCGATCATTCAAATGCGATTCAACGAGCGGACCATTCGGCAGTTTGGACCCTACCGAAGAGCCTGTGCCGAGCACTGGTGTAACGCCCATAAGGGTTACTTCGTCGGAGTCCCGAAGATGTTCCATGCCCTCCCGGAGGCGAAGGTAACGGACCTGCGCTGCGCCGCGAAGGGCGAGGACTATTGCGAATGGGAAGTGGCCTGGAGTCGGAGCGCGCGCCGAGCCTGGTTTCCGGTCGGATGGGGCGCCGGACGTCGCTTCGGCAAAGAAATTGAACAGCGCGAACAAATCATTCAAGAGCAGGCAAAGTCGCTCGATCAGTGGTTCGAGGAACTCAAGAGCGCGTATGCGCAACAGCAGCAATTGTCCGCAGAGCTTCAACGGCGCGTGGATCAATTGACCACGCTGCGCGAGACCGGGCTGCTCTTTACTTCCACCCTCGACCGTGAAGCGTTGATGACAACCGTATTACAGACCATCGTCGAGAAACTCCGCTATGACCGGGCCATGCTCGCGCTGTACGACCCCTCGCGACATGTGAGCCATGACGCCCGCCTCATCGGAGTGTCCGATGAGATCGCGACATACGCCCGTTCGGTGGAGGTTCCGGTCGTTGATCCCGAGACATTCGAAGGTACGGTCTTACTGAAGGGCGAGCCGATTCTCGCCGGCGATATCCAACAGGTCTGGCACCGCCTCCACCCTCTCAATCAGCGGCTCGCCTCCATGGCAAAGGTCACGTCGCTGATCTCGGTGCCCCTGAAAGCGAAGGATGAGATCCTTGGCTCCCTGACCGCCGATCGTACTCATGGACCGCCCCTCACGGAAGACGACCTGAACTTATTGGGCACGATGGCCAGCGAGGTCGCGATTGCGCTGGACAACACCCGCGCCTATGGCCGGATCGAGGAGTTGAACCGGGATCTGGAAGCGAAAGTGCGTGAACGCACCGCCTCGCTTGAACAGTTTCTCGCCCGAGTCTCACACGATCTCAGGACTCCCCTCGCAGGCATGACGGGGTTTGTCGATAATATGTTGGCCGGGGTGACCGGCCCGCTGAACGACCAGCAGAAACAGTATCTCACAAGAATCATCGCCAATTGTGGCCGATTAGGGCGTCTGGTCGACAATCTGCTGGATCTGCTGGTGGACCCGGACCGGATCACGTTGGACCTGAAGGAAGTCTCGTTGGCGTCTCTGGTTCGTGACATGGTGGAGCAAGCGAGGCCACTGGCGATGACCAAGCGACAACAGTTGGCGGTACAGTGCGTGGATGAGCACATCACCGTCTGGGCGGACGCCGATCGGTTGAGTCGAGTCCTGGTGAACTTGATCGACAATGCGATCAAATATACTCCGCCCTTAGGGTCGGTCTTGGTCAAGGTGGAACTAGAGAGTATGCACCGTGCCAGAGTATCAGTGATCGATACGGGGGAAGGGATCCCACCCGAAGCGCTCCCGAAACTCTTCGATTCATCCCTTCGAATCGAGCGACCAGGGAAGAGTCAGGTGAGAAGCCATCGCATAGGGCTCTCCATCGTCAAGGACCTGGTCGAACGACACGGCGGCACCGTCACGGTTCGGAGCGAGGTGGGCAAGGGATCAGAGTTCGCCTTTACTGTCCCGATCCCGCGGACCAAGGAAAGAAGCGCGCCGGCGGCAACCGGAAAGAGCAAGCGTCTGCTGGTAGCCGATGATGATCCTGATATCCGCCAACTGTTGTCGGATCGGCTGACCTCCGAGGGATACAGCGTTCGGACTGCCGGTGACGGGCGTGAGGCGCTTGACGCGTTGCGCGCAGAACAATTTGACGGCTTGATCCTGGACATCGGAATGCCGGAAGTGACGGGGCTCGACGTCCTTCATCGGGTCCGAGAAGACCAGCCCGGCTTGCCGGTGATCATGATTACTGCCGCGGAGGCTCGTGAACGCGCGCTCGTCGCCATACGGACCGGAGCCCATGCCTATCTTCTGAAACCGTTCGATGCGAGCCAACTCAAGCAGGTGGTCGAGCAATGGGTTGGTCCAGCGCGCCGGACGATTTCATGA
- a CDS encoding excinuclease ABC subunit UvrA, with amino-acid sequence MSGSIVIKGAREHNLKNIDVQIPRDRLVVITGLSGSGKSSLAFDTIYAEGQRRYVESLSAYARQFLDQMGKPDVDSIEGLSPAISIEQKSTSHNPRSTVGTVTEIYDYLRLLFARVGRPHCFQCGQEITAQTVQQMVDAILALPEGMKFQILAPIVRGRKGEYRKELLEMRRAGYVRARIDGKLVDLADDITLDKQKKHTIEIIVDRLVMKPGDALMRRLADSVETSLRLAGGLVGVLTEADKTMLYSEKLACIRCGVSYPEVTPRIFSFNSPHGACPACDGIGFAMTSDCPEDEDLSLLEPCEVCKGARLRPESLAVKIAGRSIAAVTELSVRAAADFFSTLKFTDRELVIAHRILKEIRERLGFLVNVGLDYLTLDRTAATLSGGEGQRIRLATQIGSGLVGVLYILDEPSIGLHQRDNRRLLQTLLRLRDLGNTVVVVEHDAETMMAADHILDMGPGAGSHGGHVIAQGTPQHVMADPHSLTGQYLRGVQSVSVPTRQRKPRGFLSIIGAQKHNLKSLTAQIPLGLLTCVTGVSGSGKSTLVLEVLFHSLSQMLDRAFRVASSELRERPETRNPKRATHRNIIPLDGCKELLGVDALDKVIDIDQSPIGRTPRSNPATYTGLFGYIRDLFSNLPESRMRGYKPGRYSFNVKGGRCEACQGDGLIKIEMHFLPDVYVTCEVCKGQRYNRETLEILHKGKSIADVLNMTVDDALEFFEHIPLIRAKLQTLHDVGLHYVRLGQSATTLSGGEAQRVKLSRELSKRATGRTMYILDEPTTGLHFADVQRLLDVLDRLVEAGNTVLVIEHNLDVIKNADWILDLGPEGGDRGGEIVAEGPPKEIAKSKRSYTGQVLKEAGL; translated from the coding sequence ATGTCCGGCTCCATCGTCATCAAGGGCGCGCGCGAGCACAATCTCAAGAACATCGACGTTCAGATTCCTCGCGACCGGCTGGTCGTCATCACGGGTCTGAGCGGCTCGGGCAAGTCGTCGCTCGCCTTCGACACGATCTACGCCGAGGGCCAGCGGCGCTATGTCGAATCGCTCTCCGCCTATGCGCGCCAATTTCTCGATCAGATGGGCAAGCCCGACGTTGATTCGATCGAGGGTCTGTCGCCGGCCATCTCCATCGAACAGAAGAGCACCAGCCACAATCCCCGTTCCACCGTCGGCACCGTCACCGAGATCTATGACTATCTTCGATTGCTCTTTGCGCGCGTCGGCCGGCCGCATTGTTTTCAGTGCGGCCAGGAGATCACGGCTCAAACCGTCCAGCAGATGGTCGATGCGATCCTCGCCTTGCCGGAAGGGATGAAGTTCCAGATTCTCGCGCCGATCGTCCGGGGACGAAAAGGCGAGTATCGGAAAGAGCTGCTGGAAATGCGCCGTGCCGGCTACGTTCGGGCCCGCATCGACGGCAAGCTCGTCGATCTCGCCGATGACATCACGCTCGACAAGCAGAAAAAACATACGATCGAGATCATCGTCGATCGGTTGGTGATGAAACCGGGCGATGCCCTGATGCGCCGGCTCGCCGATTCGGTGGAGACCTCCCTGAGACTGGCCGGAGGCCTGGTCGGGGTTTTGACCGAAGCCGACAAGACGATGCTGTACAGCGAGAAGCTGGCCTGTATCCGGTGCGGCGTCAGTTATCCGGAAGTCACGCCGCGCATCTTCTCGTTCAACAGCCCGCACGGGGCCTGCCCGGCCTGCGACGGCATCGGCTTCGCCATGACGTCGGACTGCCCCGAGGACGAGGACTTGTCGCTGCTGGAGCCGTGCGAGGTCTGTAAAGGGGCGAGGCTGCGGCCGGAAAGTCTGGCGGTGAAAATCGCCGGCCGATCGATCGCCGCCGTGACCGAGCTCTCCGTGCGGGCTGCGGCAGACTTTTTCAGTACGTTGAAGTTCACCGACAGAGAACTGGTGATTGCGCACCGCATCCTGAAGGAAATCCGCGAACGGCTCGGCTTTCTGGTCAACGTGGGGCTCGACTATCTGACGCTGGATCGAACGGCCGCCACGTTGTCGGGAGGAGAAGGACAACGGATCCGATTGGCCACGCAGATCGGATCGGGCCTGGTGGGCGTGCTGTACATTCTCGACGAACCTTCGATCGGACTGCATCAACGAGACAATCGCCGGTTGCTGCAAACGCTGCTTCGGTTGCGCGACTTGGGCAATACCGTCGTCGTGGTCGAGCATGACGCAGAAACGATGATGGCGGCGGACCACATTCTCGACATGGGGCCGGGCGCCGGTTCGCATGGCGGGCATGTGATTGCCCAAGGGACGCCACAGCACGTGATGGCCGACCCCCATTCGCTCACAGGCCAATATCTTCGCGGCGTCCAGTCGGTGTCGGTGCCGACGCGGCAGCGCAAGCCGAGAGGGTTTTTGTCCATCATCGGTGCGCAGAAACACAATCTCAAGAGCCTGACGGCACAAATTCCGCTCGGGCTGCTTACCTGCGTCACCGGCGTGTCCGGTTCCGGCAAGAGCACGCTGGTGCTCGAAGTGCTGTTTCATTCGTTGTCGCAGATGCTTGATAGGGCGTTTCGAGTTGCGAGTTCCGAGTTGCGAGAAAGACCCGAAACCCGAAACCCGAAACGGGCGACCCACCGAAACATCATACCTCTCGATGGGTGCAAAGAACTGCTCGGTGTGGACGCGCTCGACAAGGTGATCGACATCGACCAGTCGCCGATCGGGCGCACCCCCCGGTCCAATCCGGCGACGTATACGGGCTTGTTCGGATACATCCGCGACTTGTTTTCGAACCTGCCGGAATCCCGGATGCGGGGGTACAAGCCGGGCCGCTACAGCTTCAACGTCAAGGGCGGCCGGTGCGAAGCCTGCCAAGGCGACGGGCTCATCAAGATCGAGATGCATTTCCTGCCGGACGTATACGTGACCTGCGAAGTCTGCAAGGGCCAACGGTACAACCGCGAGACCTTGGAGATTCTGCACAAGGGAAAGAGCATCGCGGACGTTCTGAATATGACGGTCGACGACGCGTTGGAGTTCTTTGAGCACATCCCGCTCATCAGAGCCAAGCTGCAGACGCTGCACGATGTGGGGTTGCATTACGTGAGGCTCGGGCAATCGGCGACGACACTGTCCGGCGGTGAAGCGCAGCGCGTGAAACTCTCGCGCGAACTGTCGAAGCGGGCGACCGGCCGCACCATGTACATCTTGGACGAGCCGACGACCGGCCTGCACTTCGCCGATGTCCAGCGCTTACTGGATGTGCTGGATCGGCTGGTCGAAGCGGGCAATACGGTGTTGGTGATCGAACACAATCTCGATGTGATCAAGAATGCGGATTGGATTCTCGACCTCGGACCGGAGGGCGGCGACCGAGGCGGCGAAATCGTGGCGGAGGGGCCGCCGAAGGAGATTGCGAAGTCGAAGCGGTCGTATACGGGACAGGTGTTGAAGGAAGCGGGGCTGTAG